The following are encoded in a window of Streptomyces sp. NBC_00341 genomic DNA:
- a CDS encoding transporter substrate-binding domain-containing protein, translated as MSAQVTALKSDGLTGHPDRSDPFTKAVSVHDEDQPTRRLHARRSPPDGDTPEANELAEWLRARVGGRSLRQLEGLFRSLPGPVTGPGRTHWNELLNGRKLIYPTLLDEIVKKLVPLREQRIYLKRGHELLRAAQDAARLAARSSDATSGMPGDYVTSMNDPLQGRRRVQATEQGIDGFIRVVLLVTTELSQECKDLRDERDRVLLRLQEVETTVNEQRAAENRKREAENQRLLDDVMERLAESEQQRAEFEERLNCAVQKKQEAEVLRAEASRQLTRGDASQGPGSEDPGFLPAPRPPEYKDFLELADAQLDIYTAELDAAREQIAGSLPPAPPGVRIVFGEVVPDLSTDSADTTPPASADPVPGLSADRPVNDSATRTKGFAVMPGNTGSPGRGNVPPTGGTARRNGAGLRTALVGAACLALLAGGGLLAWDQLKENSTKGSSGAPGPSVKSSSGTPGPSASPSPEKEDDSLNVLNEVIKGEGSFVIGVKDNQPGLSVYDGREWQGAEIEFAKLIAKGIGVPDGKVKFEPVGTGRREMKLNSGAVQMFIGSYGMRGRGDEVDFVGPYYQTEQKIMMRKANGKNAVEFRNTFGEQSSKTILSIDELKEDGGSDVPICTARESSSEKYLKGAGFNGVLPVVDYSECMSGLLEKDASGTYKYDGVTSDEVILEGLQRAHPDELEIVRDGFDRPEMYGIGLKKNSPALKARVCEAMKAVGKAGVRSLYGEISGAPGALNIPDSECF; from the coding sequence ATGTCCGCGCAGGTCACGGCCTTGAAATCGGACGGACTCACAGGACACCCGGACAGATCCGACCCCTTTACGAAGGCAGTGTCAGTGCATGACGAAGACCAGCCGACCCGTCGGCTGCATGCCCGGCGTTCCCCGCCCGACGGGGACACCCCTGAGGCGAACGAGCTCGCGGAGTGGCTACGTGCCCGCGTGGGTGGTCGGTCCTTACGGCAGCTGGAAGGCCTTTTCCGCAGTCTCCCCGGCCCTGTTACCGGCCCCGGCCGCACCCACTGGAACGAACTCCTCAACGGCCGCAAGCTGATTTACCCGACGCTGCTGGACGAGATCGTCAAGAAGCTGGTTCCCCTGCGGGAGCAGCGGATTTACCTGAAGCGCGGGCATGAACTGCTGAGAGCGGCCCAGGACGCGGCTCGTCTGGCGGCCAGGTCGTCCGACGCGACCTCGGGCATGCCGGGTGATTACGTGACGAGCATGAACGACCCCCTCCAGGGCCGGAGGAGAGTACAGGCGACGGAACAGGGCATCGACGGCTTCATCCGCGTCGTCCTTCTTGTGACGACCGAGCTGAGCCAGGAATGCAAGGACCTGAGAGACGAACGGGACCGGGTACTCCTGCGGTTGCAGGAGGTGGAAACGACAGTCAATGAGCAGCGCGCGGCCGAAAACAGGAAACGCGAGGCCGAGAACCAGCGGCTCCTTGATGACGTCATGGAGCGCTTGGCCGAGAGCGAGCAGCAGCGCGCGGAGTTCGAAGAGAGGCTGAACTGCGCCGTCCAGAAGAAGCAGGAAGCCGAAGTCCTGCGGGCCGAGGCGTCCAGGCAGCTCACCAGAGGGGACGCCTCCCAGGGCCCCGGCAGTGAGGATCCCGGATTTCTGCCAGCGCCGCGGCCGCCGGAGTACAAGGATTTTCTCGAGCTTGCCGACGCCCAGCTCGATATCTACACCGCCGAACTGGACGCTGCCCGCGAGCAGATCGCCGGCTCCCTGCCGCCCGCCCCGCCGGGGGTGCGGATCGTCTTCGGTGAGGTGGTGCCCGACCTGTCCACGGACAGTGCGGACACCACCCCTCCGGCCAGCGCTGACCCCGTCCCCGGCCTGTCCGCGGACAGGCCGGTCAACGATTCCGCTACTCGCACGAAAGGCTTTGCTGTCATGCCCGGAAACACCGGCAGCCCCGGCCGCGGCAACGTTCCTCCGACGGGCGGGACCGCGCGCCGGAACGGCGCCGGCCTGCGTACAGCGTTGGTCGGCGCCGCGTGCCTTGCTCTCCTGGCCGGAGGCGGCTTGCTCGCCTGGGACCAGCTCAAGGAAAACAGCACAAAAGGCAGTTCAGGGGCGCCCGGCCCCAGCGTAAAAAGCAGTTCAGGAACACCCGGCCCCTCGGCCTCACCTAGCCCCGAAAAGGAAGATGATTCCCTGAACGTACTCAACGAGGTGATTAAAGGTGAAGGGAGTTTCGTAATTGGAGTAAAAGACAATCAGCCCGGGTTGAGTGTGTACGATGGCAGGGAATGGCAAGGCGCCGAGATTGAGTTTGCTAAACTCATCGCAAAAGGAATAGGAGTACCTGACGGCAAAGTTAAATTCGAGCCCGTTGGAACCGGTAGGCGCGAAATGAAGCTAAATTCCGGGGCCGTGCAAATGTTTATTGGGAGTTACGGAATGCGCGGAAGGGGGGATGAGGTCGACTTCGTCGGACCTTACTACCAGACTGAGCAGAAAATCATGATGCGGAAAGCGAACGGAAAGAACGCCGTCGAGTTCAGGAATACATTCGGGGAGCAGTCCTCGAAAACAATTCTTTCCATCGACGAGTTGAAAGAAGACGGGGGGTCTGATGTTCCTATCTGTACGGCGAGAGAATCTAGCTCCGAAAAGTACCTAAAGGGGGCTGGGTTCAACGGAGTGCTCCCCGTTGTCGATTACTCGGAGTGCATGAGCGGCCTGTTGGAAAAGGATGCGAGTGGAACATATAAATACGACGGAGTCACCTCGGATGAAGTGATTCTGGAAGGCTTGCAAAGGGCGCATCCGGATGAACTCGAGATCGTTCGAGATGGATTCGACCGCCCGGAGATGTATGGAATTGGGCTAAAGAAGAACAGCCCTGCCTTGAAGGCAAGGGTTTGTGAAGCAATGAAAGCAGTAGGAAAGGCAGGGGTGAGGAGCCTGTATGGAGAAATCTCAGGTGCCCCGGGAGCATTGAATATCCCCGACTCGGAATGTTTTTAA